From the genome of Nicotiana sylvestris chromosome 1, ASM39365v2, whole genome shotgun sequence:
cccaaattccatcccaaatcacgaattaaatgatgaattcaatgatggattcatgtactctagccaaatctgagttagaatcacttaccccaatgaatttcttgaaaaaccttcgaaaaatcgccaaaattcgagctctctagatcaaaatatcaaataaaacccaaaacatcgtatttatagagtaccccatagatttccacctccgcagactgcacaaaatcgaccgcggtccgcacaaaaccagtgttgtccgcacaaaaacgatcgGCCGCACAAGCTTTCCTCTATAGTGaaaggctttagtattttggccataactttcgctacatatgtccaaattgcaatatctttacctttttggaaactagatacgaagggatacaactttagTTTTTGAATTATCTCAAAATTACTTGTAGATCAAAGGATATGAGATTccaaagtaggaccagtgaaatgtccCCCACTACGGTCGCAATGCATTTTGTCCGATCCGCACAGCACCTAcagcggccgcacttcattttgtgcggtccgcacagtacATACCGCAGTCGCGCTTCTTTTTGCGCGGACCGTGCGGGtgtgttccgaggcctgcaaACCTTTGggcctgctacaactatgattttcggcctaaaacatcccgaaaattcaaaccaattgtaccaacacatcccatgacattgttcaaacttgttcaaaacttcagaacactcacaacaacatcaaatcaccaatttaatataggattcaagcctaagaactccaagaactcttaaattatgctttcgatcaaaaagcctatcaaatctcgtgcgaatgacctgaaagtttgcacacacatcccaaatgacacaacgaagctactgcaactctcggaattccattccgacccctatataaaaatcacgcctatcaaccggaaaatgccaaaatctcaatttcgccaattcaggcctaaaccttccacggacttccaaaatgcattccgttcacgctcctaagtcccaaatcacctaacggagctaaccaaaccataaaaattccaatctgagatcaaatacacacaagtcatatcttggtcaaacctttcaaattttaagctttcaactgagactgttcttccaaattcattctgattaacttgaaacccaacaccaataatttacataagtcataatacaccacacggggcaagtcatgcccaagaactagcgagcgaagtgcaaaagctcaaaatgaccggtcgggtcgttacaccagGGATGTTCAACatctggtgttgattgggttaaggggcatatatCCCTATGTTACTATTAGGGTCATGAGACAAGATGGAAGAAAATAAGTCATACCACGAGTCTCCAAAACGAGTCATTACAAAGCAGATTTTCAGGATgatgccattccatacaaatgtgaaGCCCAACACCTGTGGCATTTGAAGATTATCATGGataaggataccatcgagccagatcgatatcacgcaggtcatgtgtacttctacctatcatggttagaagataacatagcaggaataGTCGAGCCAGGAGTTGGTCAAGATAACTTGCTAAAGCACAAGTGAAGTATGAGAGGCTACACAAAAGAGTCCTTGAGTCTGAAGCCAGGCATTTGGAACAACACAAGTTAGACATGGAGTCAATTAATGAGTGGAGGGAAATGGCTACAAGGTCGACAGAAAGGTTGGAATATTTGGAGCAGGGCctaatggaattggaagggaagatgAGGAAAAGGCTCATAGACTGTCAGAATGTAGAGGGCAACAAAGGAGGACACCTGGCAGGGGTGTACCTGCTGCTAGACATGCATGACCTGGGGAATCTAATTGATGGAGCTAAGAGAGTCAAATATGGAGAAGGTCCCTCTTGGACCAGGTAGATTAGGTTCATCTATTTTGAGTTGTTTTGGAATTCGAATGTAATAAGGCAGATGTCAATAGTGACTCATTTATTTAATGTCGTTTTTAGGTTCGTGTTATTTAATACACTAATGAAATAAGGCATTTATCGGCATTAAATCTCTCCAAATATACTTGTTGCTAGGCTTACCTCGAGCACAATGAGGTTCCCCAAATTAGAacacgaatttacattcctgcaatacgtgtttaaatactgcaaatatttttcagaatctttactgacttgtttacattttgcatttttctttattttaattattcccatcccctaaggttggttcacaCATACTATCATCGTCAGCATATCACGCCAGATTTAGAGgccctctacctcctcctcctccaagtatcCTGAAAAATAAGGGAAATGCTAAGATGGATGATATGAGTGGTATCCGGAAAGAAAATGATGCGTACGTGGAAAATGTTGAAACTTCAGATGGATAGAGTCCTCCGGCCCAGAATGATTTGGTCCTACAGTTGGAACAGAAAATACTAGAATTTCAAGGGGAAcctgagcaggtccgcaacttagcAAACCTCTCACTCACCCTAAACGTCCCAGATCTTAACCAGCAAAATGCTTAAAGCCtagcacctcctcaaaacacaccaaaccatcAAATATGCAAAATGCTCCCGCACCTCATCAATATGCAACACCTCCCcaaaatcctaatcctccacCAGTACCGACTCCTCCTCAACACCAGCATCTCCCAACCTACAAACCACTTACCATACTCTTCAGAATACCCCACAACCTATACTTTATCCGCAAAATTCAACTAATGATCACTACTACACTCCAACCCCCAACACCGACCAAAACaatcccatatacgtggaaaccttaTCCCACTCTATTCAACAAATCTCATACACTCCAGAATCTACCGATAAGGACCTTCTCATTAAAAATATGGCGGAGGAGCTCAAAAAGATCACAAGCCATGTCTagggtgttgaaggaggtaaAGGAATTGAGGgtttgaactatgaggatctatGCATTCAGCCAGACATAAAACTGTCGGAGGGTttcaaacctcctaagttcgagatgtttgacggaaTGGGTGACCCGAAGGTACATTTGAGGACATACTATAATAAGCTTGTGGGAGACAGGAAAGATGAAAGAATTCGCATGAAGCTGTTTATGAGAATTCTCACTGGAGATGCCTTATCTTGGTATATCAGTCAAAATCCCAAGAAGTGGGTTAACTGGGTAAGCATGTCATCGGACTTCACGGATCAGTTCaagtttaatatagagaatatgacAGATGTCTTCTACATACAGTACCTCAAAAAGAAACCAATGGAAactttctgcgagtatgctactcaatggaggtcagaagctgcaaAGGTTAGACCAACGCTAGAAGAAGAGCAGATTAACAAATTTTTCGTTAGGGCCCAAAacccacaatactatgaaaggttaatggtcatcgaaaatcaaaaattctctgacatcatcaaactcggggGAAGGATTGAAGAAGGGATCAAGAGTGGGATGGTGACCAATTTTAAGGCATTGCAGGCTACGAACAAAGCATTACAGTTAGGGGttatatcaaaaaagaaagaagtaggggcagtgatggtggcccaaggtccaaaatctccactcacataacaaacacctccacccacataccaacatTCACCTCCTAGATATCATCAATCCACTACTGCctaccacacttataacacccaggCAGTCTATTATCATTCACCCTCAACCCGTCAAAACTATTAAAAACCCAGACCCAATTTCGATCGTAGGTCGCCCAGACAATACACTCCTATTGCTGAGCCTATCGACCAGCTATATGAAGGACTGAAGGATGCCGAATATGTCACCCCTATTCCCATTGTCACCATGGAAAACTcctctcaatgggtcaacccgaaCAAAATATGTGCGTACCATTTcggcatgaaggggcatactACTGATGAATGTCGCACTCTAAAAGACAAGATTCAGACCCTGATTGATATCAAAGTCATACAAGTAAAGGAAGCCACACCCAATGTCCACAACAATACCCTCCCAGATAATTGGGGTGAAGGAGTAAATGTGATATAAaccgatgaagaatgggatcttgAAGGGTCAATTGGGCTTCTTTGGGAAGGTGACGACCCTAAAcctgcagtcacactcactcctattatGGTACAGATACATCCACCGGTCGAAGTTGAAGTAGTCGCTCACCTCCATTTGAAATCGAAGTGACATCACCTGCAACTATGCCTACTCTATTCGAAGTAGAAGTAGCCACACCTTTCACTGTGATGGTAGCGTCCACACCACCCTTCAATTCCAATGCCATATCTTGGGATTTTGTTTTCGAAGctaagagaaaaggaaaagcaaaaatggaagagTCTGGTGCTGCACAAGGGATGACCAGAACTAGAAGGATCTATATACCCAAAAATTTGAGAGGAACAAGCAAGGAAGCTACTGCCAAACAACCCATTATTGAAAATGGTACAGATGATCTTTAGAGGAAAATACAGGCAAGATAATACTCTATTGTTAATCATATGAACAAAACCCCTGCTCATATTTCCATTCTGTCGCTGCCACAAAATTCTGAGATGCATAGAAATACGTTAATGAAAGCattgaatgaagcttatgttccCAACAATATCACCAGTGGAGAAATAGCCAACATGGTAGGGAAAGTACTGGAAaaccacaagatcaccttccacaaagatgaactaccacctgaaggactaagtcacaatagGGCACAAGACATCATAGTATATTGAGGACAAATTTATCGCCAGAGTCCTAATAGATGTTGGTTTAAGCCTCAACATTCGTCCATTTactactctgaaaaggttgggtaAAGATTTTCATGAGATACGAGCAGGGAGTATGAATGTAAAggcatttgatgggtctcaaagggccacgattggggaaattaacCTTTGTTTGCAGGTGGGCCCGACTTGGTTTGATATTGAGTTTTAGGTATTAGACATATCTACTATGTATAATCTTTTACTGGGATAACCTTGGATACATTCCGCTGGAGCTGTGGTTTCTACGCTAAACCAGgtcgtgaagtttgaatggaaccatcaggaggtaattATTTATGGAGACGAAAGTaatcccatttacaccagtcaaactgtACCGCTTGTCGAGAATAGAAGAAAGTTGGGTGGAGAAACATATCACCGCATCGAGCGTGTCAATGAaattgagaaagataaatggtggagcaacaaaatagaaagcatactggcatggtcaggGTATGAATccgacaaagggcttgggaagaaactccaAGGCATTACCAAATCAATACAGTTGAAACGTCATGGTACAACTTTTAGGCTTGGATATCCGTATACATGGCAGGAATATAATGATTGGTCTCCCCCATGGCACGGTCCCTATTACCCATATGAGCAGCCAATGCCGCATCTGAGTCAGGCCTTTTATCGGGCCAATACAATATGGGGatctgaagaagaggaagctttGGCTGGGCTAAGGAACCTATTTCTAGAAGACGAAGACatggattgcaatgtgatagtTGAGGATGAATAGGAAGAAGGCCTTACTATTTAGACGGTGGAGAGGGAAGCatttctcaggaactggaccgccacaccattaAGAGCCAGACGAGTCTCGGGCATTACTATTTCTCaccttgatgaaccaacgactgtgaaatataatgagacaacacaacataaggatagtgacttagaagaagaagaagataagatACCTAAGGAAGttatcagagaagttgagaattttgaaaataagcctaagtccaacctggacgaaaccgagacaatcaatttgggagattctgaaaccATCAAAGAAAGTTGCATAAGTATTCACATGTCACCatcagagaaggaagaatacacttttttcttgaaagaatatgaggatatttttgcgtggtcatatgatgacattaccagtctgagcacatccataatggctcataagttgcctaccaatccaatgtgtccgcctatgaagcagaaactcagaaaattcaaaccagacatgagtctaaaaatcaaggaggaagttactaagaagatcaaagccaaagtcctcacgGTAGTTgaatacccaacctggttagccaacattataCCGATTccagaaagatgggaaagtcaaggtgtgtgttgactatcgggatttaaacagagcaagtctcAAGGATGATTTCCCACTACCGAAAATAcacattttgatcgacaattgaactaagcatgaactccaatccttcgTAGATTTCtttgcaggttatcatcagatttggatggacaaagaagatgcagagaaaacaactttcattacaccatggggagtgtactgctacaaaatgatgcTATTCGGTCTGAAGAATATTGGGGACACCTATATGAGAGCCAtaacaaccatattccatgatatgatacacaaggaaatagaggaaTATGTCGACGATGTCATCAttaaatccaagaaagccacagatcacatagcagacttgaaaAAGTTCTTTGATAGGCTACAGAAGTACAAtttaaaactgaaccccgcaaaatgtgcattcggggttcctaccagaaaattgttgggattcatcttTAGCCACCAAgaaatcgagttggacccatcaaaggctAAAGCTATCCAAGAGTTACTACCACCGAAGAATAAGAAGGATGTGATAAGTTTCCTGGGACGCCTCAATTACATCAGCTACTTCATAGCATAGTctacagtaatatgtgaaccaattttcaaaatgttgaaaaagtATGTTGCAACCAGTTGGACCAAGGATTGTCataaggcttttgacaaaatcaaggaatacctttCCACGCCGCTAGTCCTAGTTCGCTggaacctgggagacctttgctactctatttgtTCGTACTAAATGGGGCTTTCAGTTGTGTTTTGGGATAACATGATGAGAcatgaagaaaggagcaagccatttattacttgagtaagaagttcacaccttatgaagcacggtactctctgctagaatgcacttgttgtgctttgacatggatagctcaaaaattgaggcattacttctatgcttataccacatacctcatatcaaggatggatcctctgaagtatacCTTTTAGAAGACTATGCATACCGGGAAGTTGGCCAAGTGGAAAATATTgctgagtgagttcgatatcatctatgtaactctgacggcagtcaaaggacaagcgttgacagaccatcttgctgaaaatcctgtaggaggagaatacgaaccactaaaaatgtattttcctgatgaaaaagTACCAtttgtaggagaggacattgctgaagcctatgacagttggagaatgttttttcgacggagctgcaaactttaaaggagtgggtattggagcagttttggtgtcaaatacaggtcaacattatccggtatccgcaaagcttaggtttccatgcaccaacaacatggaagaatatgagacttgtatcatggggctcaatttgtCCATCGacatgaatatacaagagttgctgatgtagacatgtgatttttgaccctccccaagattttttatatattagcgtaaaatatttaatttaggcataatatagatatttcaagtaattttggctcttttactttattttattacaagaaaacaaaaatcacaaaaaatagcttcattaatgttttatagtcatttttaatcttaaaaaaatctTAAAACATAAATGCagaaatagtatcgtatttttattttaatatgatatttgaaaataccaaaaataggtttgttttaatggttagttttattttaataattatttgaatagtaggatcaATTAATAAATGggaccgtatttttaatctcgttcgcagggaAAGAATAAAGCTTGGGCTctagcaacccatttttaggcctaattttggacctagcccataattcccaagcccataattcctaggcccataccccttaacctaaaaagcCTACAACTATCTAGACCTAGACTCTACTCTATCAAAAAATGCCTAAGACTAAAGAAAAAGCAGGAACgcataagaaaagaaaaaagctgAAAAGGCCGCGCTATTTTTGGAAGctaacttcatcttctccatgaagAGAAAAGCAACAGAACCTTAGAGACGAAGAAAACGACCCCTCCACTATACTGCCTCGTCTTCAACCCAACAGACCCCAccgtttccttcttcttcttctttttcaaagAGAGCAGGCGCAAGACCAAAAGCGACGCCGATCTACTTCAGAACACCAAACGACCCCCATCGATCCCCATTTCCATCGCCacagcttcttcttcttcgtctatTACAGCTACATCATCCATGGACCCTTAGGAAAACCTTTCATCTTCATCGAGAGAAGGAGTAAAACTGGCCTAAGAGCTCCAGCCATCTCCCTTCAGCCCTCTCTTCTTCTTGAacccaacacacacacacacgaacCCAGAACCCGGCAGCAAGTAACAACTTCAAAAATGACGGATTTTGGTTGAATATTAGAGTTGTTTGTgagtccgttcgagttcgtcgttggccATTGGTTCCTATCCGTGGTCCGTGGTAGTGTTCCTGTGGCCATACCAGTCTTTTGGTCGGAGTTCGGCGAGCGAAAGGGTCGTCACTGTGAGGTTCAGCTCTTACGTTGATTTGAAAATTTTCTATCTATGTTTTAATCAATGTTTGGTGATTGTCATTCTGTTGCTTCGTTGTTTCGTTGAaacttttttttgtttaatttaatTCATTTTGTTTAATATGAATTTGATATTAGGAACATAAATCAATTAATTAGCTAGTTTTTACAGTGATGAACACATAGATATCTTGGGTTAATAATTTTGGGCTAGATTTCATCGAGAGTATGAAGTGAGCCACATTAATGATTGAGAAATAAATGTTGGGAATGAATTTGATCTAATTTTTAATGCATGAATTGATGTGTATATAATTTTCTTTAATAGTTGAATTGTTTAATGCTCTAGGAGCGTTGATTATATAATTATCATGGCTATTGCTAAAATTCGGgtttgcatttcatgtgacccaaatccaaatctcaaacaacattaaataaaatatgtcgcggatcgcgggtgcatttcatgtggcgtaaTCCAAAGGCATGTTTTGTATAATGTTggaattttttaaaaatgaataaaacagttaaaagttaaaatattcacataggttcataattgtttaaaatcaaataattaagctgaatataacagttgagcgaccgtgctagaatcacgaaactcgggaatgcctaacaccttctcccgggttaacagaattccttacttggatttctggttcgtggactgtcAAACAGAGTCAAtcgtttcctcgattcgggatttaaaccggtgacttgggacaccataaatctcccaagtggcgactctgaatctttaacaataaatctcatttcgattgttctttaattggaaaaactcctttatacccttttCGTGGGTAtagtgtaaaaaaggaggtgtgacagctctggcgactttgctggggatcgaacccagaatctctggttcagggttcagaattcgagcttagatgaattgttgtatttggctttatctgttatctgattttattacatgtttgggcctaatgtgctaagtaatactttttaccgctttgatattatctgaactgtatataaactactacgaaaccttctcttctcatcttcggggatgtgctcgctggtcgagactccctattatgttagtgtcatatcttgaaataagaaagaggctcggacaagttaataagctggatggccttttggtttccggtatgtagccccctcctcggctcgagttgtccgctcgggtacacagtctagaacaaatgcccaggttttgaacctagaataactcagcttcatgccagatccatagtaggaacgcttgtttgcatcatgtgcacttgacttaggggacttaacacatgggttgggtccgtctaggacaggtataccccaaaaaataaaagaccatcatgatacatcttatgtgctacatgttgcatttattcaagggtaaaagggtcatttggcggaccaatgatagctgagggtaaatgaagaaaaagaacaacaatgaaaaatggaaaaaaaagaaaaaaagaaaaaaaagggtgaagtgtgaagataaagcgagtggggtCCAGTTATGTTGTTTAAAGAAAAGACCttgaaaatttgaaatttttttttttgcactttttcatcatttgtcaaaaaagaagaagaagaaaacaaagaaaaaagaggaaaatccaaaaagattttgcatgtttcGTCATAtttcaagaaaaagcaaaaaaatgtGATTTCTATAAATTAGTggtttttttaatttattattctcgcccgtatgcaatctgcccgaactacgcatacctgattctcgtcctttggggcgtgatacgtaggcaacctacatagggtccggtcttcctagtaaatcttaggttcttggctttgcggggtcatagccaaattttgcacttctagccaccttttggtcaaataagtcattctgcaaaaatagcctcaatcatgtcttgcatgtgtccagtagggagtgttattgtctcatatagtgttggtttaaagttttctcatacaggtatggagttatttaccggagtttgagcatgacagataccccaggaccaccgcattcaggagttgcttaaggagatttttatatttgttatttttattttatttttatgt
Proteins encoded in this window:
- the LOC138890063 gene encoding uncharacterized protein; amino-acid sequence: MGDPKVHLRTYYNKLVGDRKDERIRMKLFMRILTGDALSWYISQNPKKWVNWVSMSSDFTDQFKFNIENMTDVFYIQYLKKKPMETFCEYATQWRSEAAKVRPTLEEEQINKFFVRAQNPQYYERLMVIENQKFSDIIKLGGRIEEGIKSGMVTNFKALQATNKALQLGVISKKKEVGAVMVAQGPKSPLT